Proteins encoded by one window of Methanothermobacter thermautotrophicus:
- a CDS encoding biotin--[acetyl-CoA-carboxylase] ligase, translating into MVEDYDPCDVKVDTEYIGCEIKCFDEVDSTNNVAKRMAEEGAPEGTVVIAKTQSRGRGRRGKPWISPQGGIWMSIILRPDVHPSRAPLLTLVAGVAVARTLKEECGLDVGIKWPNDILIGDKKVCGILTEAHARFNTLEYVVVGVGIDTNVDISHFPDDLRAGATSIKNELKRDIKSSELIARFLRNFEEIYNSFKDGEMDGILTEWRKLSKTIGRRVEIRKQLGEIVHGEAVGINSEGALILELDDGTLRKVISGECIHR; encoded by the coding sequence ATGGTTGAAGATTATGATCCATGTGATGTTAAGGTGGACACAGAGTACATAGGCTGTGAGATAAAATGCTTTGATGAGGTTGACTCAACAAACAACGTCGCAAAGAGGATGGCTGAGGAGGGCGCCCCTGAGGGCACCGTCGTCATTGCAAAGACCCAGTCCCGTGGAAGGGGAAGAAGGGGTAAACCCTGGATATCCCCCCAGGGGGGAATATGGATGTCGATCATCCTGAGACCCGATGTGCACCCATCAAGGGCACCCCTTCTAACACTCGTGGCAGGCGTTGCAGTTGCCAGGACACTTAAGGAGGAGTGCGGCCTCGACGTGGGGATAAAATGGCCCAATGACATACTTATAGGGGATAAAAAGGTATGCGGGATACTCACAGAGGCCCACGCCCGGTTCAACACCCTTGAGTACGTTGTTGTTGGTGTGGGGATAGACACCAACGTTGATATCAGCCACTTCCCTGATGACCTCAGAGCGGGAGCAACCTCCATTAAAAATGAACTCAAAAGAGACATAAAATCCAGTGAACTCATAGCAAGATTCCTGAGGAACTTTGAGGAGATATATAACTCCTTCAAGGACGGGGAGATGGATGGAATCCTTACGGAATGGAGGAAACTCTCAAAGACCATCGGTAGGCGTGTTGAGATAAGAAAACAGCTGGGTGAAATCGTCCATGGCGAGGCTGTTGGTATAAACAGTGAGGGTGCACTCATCCTCGAACTTGATGACGGCACACTGCGCAAGGTCATCTCTGGGGAGTGCATCCACCGATAA
- the rtcA gene encoding RNA 3'-terminal phosphate cyclase codes for MVVIDGSRGEGGGAVVRVSTALAAVTSRRLRIYNIRARRPRKGLSHQHLTAVRAVARISNGNLRGDELGSMELEFSPGRVKGGTFNFDVKTAGSTGLVLQAIMIAAAASDGEIDVTVSGGTDVLWAPTCDYLREVTLPILEMMGYRARIEIIRRGYYPEGGGMVHAMIEPSELSPITLEESEIHAVRGVSHSRNLPIHVAERQAESARRILRETGLDVDIRVEDASGPVGRGSGITLWTEGKTRLGAVSLGKPGKRAEKVGSEAAEELIGFIESGSPLDKYMGDQIIPYMALTGDSRVRTSELTLHAETNILLSEKITGRRFRVEGERGGPATIEAL; via the coding sequence TTGGTGGTCATAGATGGATCAAGGGGTGAGGGTGGGGGGGCTGTTGTAAGGGTATCAACTGCCCTCGCCGCGGTGACCTCCAGGAGGTTAAGGATATACAATATCAGGGCCAGGAGGCCCAGGAAGGGATTATCACATCAGCACCTCACAGCAGTGAGGGCCGTTGCCAGGATAAGCAACGGGAACCTCAGGGGTGATGAGCTGGGGTCAATGGAACTGGAATTCTCACCGGGCAGGGTGAAGGGTGGGACATTTAACTTCGATGTTAAAACTGCTGGAAGCACGGGTCTGGTCCTGCAGGCCATCATGATAGCTGCTGCAGCATCAGACGGTGAAATTGATGTAACTGTCTCAGGTGGAACCGATGTACTCTGGGCTCCCACCTGTGACTACCTCAGGGAGGTAACACTCCCTATCCTGGAGATGATGGGCTACAGGGCAAGGATCGAGATCATCAGGAGGGGCTACTACCCTGAGGGTGGTGGCATGGTTCATGCGATGATCGAACCATCTGAGCTCAGCCCCATCACCCTTGAGGAGTCAGAGATCCATGCTGTAAGGGGCGTATCACATTCAAGAAACCTCCCAATACATGTGGCAGAGAGACAGGCCGAATCAGCCAGGAGGATACTCAGGGAGACGGGCCTCGATGTTGATATAAGGGTGGAGGATGCATCAGGCCCGGTGGGGAGGGGTTCTGGCATAACCCTCTGGACGGAGGGCAAAACCCGCCTTGGTGCGGTATCCCTTGGAAAGCCGGGTAAGAGGGCTGAGAAGGTCGGTTCTGAGGCTGCAGAGGAACTCATAGGGTTCATAGAATCGGGAAGCCCCCTCGATAAATACATGGGCGACCAGATAATCCCCTACATGGCCCTCACCGGGGATTCAAGGGTCAGGACATCTGAGCTGACACTCCACGCCGAGACCAATATACTTCTCTCAGAGAAAATAACAGGTAGAAGGTTCCGGGTTGAGGGTGAACGTGGAGGTCCGGCAACCATTGAGGCCCTTTAA
- a CDS encoding FumA C-terminus/TtdB family hydratase beta subunit, protein MEIKLETPLSEEVTQLSVGDVVYISGRIFTARDRAHKRILERGAPFDIEGSVIFHAGPIIRFDGEPDPSRESIQDPKAELVVVGPTTSGRMNPFQPEVLGLGVRAVIGKGGMDDRTLSALKRHGAVYLAAVGGCAALYGSAVRAIRAVHWLDLGVPEAIWELEVEEFGPLIVAMDSSGRSLYNVEEASHDLEVQKLLD, encoded by the coding sequence ATGGAGATTAAACTTGAAACACCACTCTCTGAGGAGGTAACTCAACTCAGTGTGGGTGACGTGGTCTATATAAGTGGAAGGATATTCACAGCCCGTGACAGGGCCCATAAGAGGATCCTTGAGAGGGGAGCCCCCTTTGACATTGAGGGTTCTGTGATATTCCATGCGGGGCCCATAATAAGGTTTGATGGTGAACCAGACCCCAGCAGGGAATCCATCCAGGACCCGAAGGCGGAACTGGTTGTTGTGGGGCCCACCACCAGTGGCAGGATGAACCCCTTCCAGCCAGAGGTCCTGGGGCTTGGTGTCAGGGCAGTTATAGGTAAGGGGGGTATGGATGATCGAACACTTTCAGCCCTTAAGAGGCATGGGGCAGTTTACCTTGCCGCTGTCGGGGGCTGCGCAGCCCTCTATGGATCAGCCGTTAGGGCCATAAGGGCAGTGCACTGGCTTGATCTGGGGGTTCCAGAGGCGATCTGGGAGCTTGAGGTAGAGGAATTCGGACCCCTGATAGTTGCAATGGACTCCAGTGGCCGCAGCCTCTATAATGTGGAGGAGGCCAGCCATGACCTTGAGGTCCAGAAACTGCTCGACTAG
- a CDS encoding DUF6282 family protein: MSEYFCGGGSGMTFDFSLSADIELSGLVDTHVHTAPDVKKRIMNDIELAYAALDEGMEAVVIKSHTEPTAGRAGLASEVTGMRVIGGVTLNTSVGGLNPDAVEATALMGGKFVWLPTTSAGSADGDLEAVLSAVGEHEMVLGTGHLKPDEIFRVLDLAAEHGVRRIIINHPLTGVVGATLEEQREMSRRAYLEHCLVACMPLHDGLDFESIAEAVRHVGVRRCILATDFGQGHNPSPILGMKHFIYLMRQHGFTDEDLRIMCRENPLRLIS, from the coding sequence ATGAGTGAGTATTTCTGTGGTGGAGGCAGTGGAATGACCTTTGATTTCAGCCTATCAGCGGACATTGAACTTTCTGGCCTCGTGGACACCCATGTGCACACGGCCCCTGATGTGAAGAAGAGGATAATGAACGACATCGAACTTGCATACGCTGCACTTGATGAGGGAATGGAGGCCGTTGTGATAAAGAGCCACACTGAACCCACCGCCGGGAGGGCAGGACTGGCATCGGAGGTCACTGGTATGAGGGTTATAGGGGGTGTTACCCTCAACACTTCTGTGGGCGGCCTCAACCCTGATGCCGTGGAGGCCACGGCTTTAATGGGTGGAAAATTTGTCTGGTTACCCACCACATCTGCGGGCAGTGCAGATGGAGACCTTGAAGCTGTACTTTCAGCTGTTGGTGAGCATGAGATGGTCCTCGGGACGGGTCACCTTAAACCAGATGAGATATTCAGGGTACTTGACCTTGCAGCTGAACATGGGGTCAGGAGGATCATCATCAACCACCCGCTGACTGGAGTCGTTGGGGCGACACTCGAGGAGCAGAGGGAGATGTCCAGGAGGGCCTACCTTGAGCACTGCCTCGTAGCCTGCATGCCACTCCATGACGGCCTTGACTTTGAATCAATAGCAGAGGCTGTAAGGCATGTTGGTGTGAGGCGGTGCATACTGGCAACTGATTTCGGGCAGGGCCACAACCCATCACCCATTCTGGGGATGAAACATTTCATATACCTCATGAGGCAGCATGGATTCACTGATGAGGATCTGAGGATAATGTGCCGGGAGAACCCCCTCAGGCTCATATCATAG
- a CDS encoding TIGR03576 family pyridoxal phosphate-dependent enzyme, whose protein sequence is MLEDPLNEVKRREHALRIIWERMEEHGRDGIYDLTGLSGGFPLEEEDMDLLETYVGPAIFEEKLQGAGREHMGGEMVAAFNRTSSAILSAVLALTEPGSTVFHYLPELPSHPSVPRSAQLASAGYHETEDFTENPPADTSLVVVTGSTMDHRVVEESDLVRVIEMAHDAGVPVLVDDASGARLRTVLFGQRRACDLGADLAVTSTDKLMHGPRGGLMAGRAELIEVVKSKAYQFGLEAQPPLIAAMARALENFEPSEIMDALKRKEEFLRDFRPGVEETPTGFMIRPSSVEGLNGSGYTEDEISTAISMLLLSEHGIVTIPAVGMPGASKTLRFDLAARDAGRLEVSSLQAAIHDAIEKLSGIIPDDEKMRRLILG, encoded by the coding sequence ATGCTTGAGGACCCCCTCAATGAGGTTAAACGCAGAGAACATGCCCTCCGAATTATATGGGAGAGGATGGAGGAACATGGAAGGGACGGAATCTATGACCTCACAGGTCTTTCAGGAGGCTTTCCACTTGAAGAGGAGGATATGGACCTCCTTGAAACCTATGTTGGCCCGGCTATATTTGAGGAGAAGCTTCAGGGAGCTGGAAGAGAGCATATGGGCGGTGAGATGGTTGCAGCATTCAACAGGACAAGCAGCGCCATTCTTTCAGCGGTACTGGCACTCACAGAGCCCGGCTCCACAGTTTTTCACTACCTCCCCGAGCTCCCATCACACCCATCAGTCCCAAGAAGCGCTCAGCTTGCATCGGCAGGCTACCATGAAACAGAGGACTTCACAGAGAATCCCCCGGCTGATACGAGCCTCGTTGTTGTAACAGGGTCAACCATGGACCACCGGGTTGTTGAGGAGTCTGATCTTGTCAGGGTCATTGAAATGGCCCATGATGCCGGCGTCCCGGTCCTCGTGGATGATGCATCAGGTGCAAGGCTGAGGACGGTCCTCTTTGGCCAGAGGAGGGCCTGTGACCTTGGCGCGGACCTTGCAGTTACAAGCACAGATAAACTGATGCACGGCCCCAGGGGTGGGCTGATGGCGGGAAGAGCAGAACTCATCGAGGTGGTTAAGTCAAAGGCCTACCAGTTTGGATTGGAGGCTCAGCCACCCCTGATCGCTGCAATGGCCCGGGCCCTTGAGAATTTCGAGCCATCAGAAATCATGGATGCCCTTAAAAGGAAGGAGGAGTTCTTAAGGGATTTCAGACCTGGGGTTGAGGAGACACCAACTGGGTTCATGATAAGACCATCATCAGTTGAGGGCCTCAATGGTTCAGGATATACTGAGGATGAGATTTCAACGGCAATATCCATGCTACTCCTATCAGAGCATGGCATAGTAACCATACCCGCTGTTGGAATGCCCGGAGCCTCAAAGACCCTGAGGTTTGATCTTGCAGCCCGGGACGCTGGAAGGCTTGAAGTTTCATCCCTCCAGGCGGCCATCCATGATGCAATCGAGAAGCTTTCAGGGATCATCCCTGATGATGAGAAAATGCGCAGACTTATCCTTGGATAA
- a CDS encoding acetyl-CoA carboxylase biotin carboxylase subunit — MFSKILVANRGEIAIRVMRACRELGIKSVAVYSEADKNALFTRYADEAYEIGKPAPSQSYLRIDRILEVAEKAGAEAIHPGYGFLAENPRLGEECEKEGIKLIGPKGSVIEAMGDKITSKKLMKKAGVPVIPGTDQGVSDPDEAARIADSIGYPVIIKASAGGGGIGMRAVYEEDELIRAMESTQSVAASAFGDPTVYIEKYLERPRHIEFQVMADESSNVIHLADRECSIQRRHQKLIEEAPSPIMTPELRDKMGSAAVKAAEYIGYENAGTVEFLYSDGEFYFLEMNTRIQVEHPITEVITGVDLVKEQIRVAYGEELRFAQEDIKIRGHAIECRINAENPLADFAPNPGKITGYRSPGGIGVRVDSGVYMNYEIPPFYDSMISKLIVWGMDRQEAINRMKRALSEYIILGVKTTIPFHKAIMRNEAFRRGELHTHFVDEYRRGIDAEMQKIVKEDQEMVERLHSTFLPSKKVAAISAAIGTYMHSRRG, encoded by the coding sequence ATGTTCAGTAAAATCCTTGTTGCAAATCGTGGTGAAATAGCAATAAGAGTCATGCGTGCCTGCAGGGAGCTTGGAATAAAGAGTGTGGCTGTTTACTCTGAAGCAGACAAAAACGCCCTCTTCACAAGATACGCCGATGAGGCATACGAGATAGGAAAACCAGCCCCATCACAGAGCTACCTCAGGATCGACAGGATACTGGAGGTGGCCGAGAAGGCAGGTGCCGAAGCCATCCACCCCGGCTACGGTTTCCTTGCAGAGAACCCCCGCCTCGGAGAGGAATGTGAAAAAGAGGGAATCAAACTCATAGGCCCCAAGGGCTCAGTTATAGAGGCCATGGGGGATAAGATAACCTCAAAGAAGCTCATGAAGAAGGCAGGTGTGCCTGTGATACCCGGCACAGATCAGGGCGTCAGTGACCCCGATGAAGCCGCCAGGATAGCTGATTCAATAGGGTACCCCGTCATCATAAAGGCATCTGCAGGTGGTGGCGGAATCGGCATGAGGGCAGTCTATGAGGAGGATGAACTTATAAGGGCCATGGAGTCCACCCAGTCTGTGGCTGCATCAGCCTTCGGGGACCCCACAGTGTACATCGAGAAGTACCTTGAAAGGCCACGGCACATCGAATTCCAGGTCATGGCAGATGAATCAAGCAACGTGATACACCTTGCAGACAGGGAGTGTTCGATACAGAGGAGGCACCAGAAACTGATAGAGGAGGCCCCATCCCCAATAATGACACCTGAACTCAGGGATAAGATGGGATCCGCGGCAGTTAAGGCCGCTGAATATATAGGTTATGAAAACGCAGGTACAGTTGAGTTCCTATACTCCGACGGGGAATTCTACTTCCTTGAGATGAACACCAGAATCCAGGTGGAACACCCGATAACAGAGGTTATCACCGGAGTTGACCTTGTCAAGGAACAGATAAGGGTAGCTTACGGAGAGGAACTCCGCTTCGCTCAGGAGGATATAAAAATCCGGGGGCATGCCATCGAGTGCCGTATAAACGCCGAGAACCCCCTTGCAGACTTCGCACCAAACCCTGGTAAGATCACCGGTTACAGGTCCCCCGGCGGTATAGGTGTGAGGGTTGACAGCGGCGTTTACATGAACTATGAGATACCCCCATTCTATGATTCCATGATATCAAAACTCATAGTATGGGGCATGGACCGGCAGGAGGCCATAAACCGGATGAAGAGGGCCCTCAGCGAATACATAATACTGGGGGTTAAAACCACCATCCCCTTCCACAAGGCCATAATGAGGAACGAGGCATTCAGGCGGGGTGAGCTCCACACACACTTCGTTGATGAATACAGAAGGGGTATAGACGCCGAGATGCAGAAGATCGTTAAGGAGGACCAGGAGATGGTTGAACGTCTCCATTCAACATTTCTCCCATCAAAGAAGGTTGCCGCCATATCAGCGGCGATAGGCACATACATGCATTCAAGGAGGGGGTGA
- a CDS encoding DUF5379 family protein translates to MDIEAKMTAIHVPAGIVAAIVSFYLSNGSIAVLGKNQALGTFAGLVILLIVGNIAERLFGKEEVGGFKGWLWSGIVPFFFVWSVVWAMLITSTTITP, encoded by the coding sequence ATGGATATCGAGGCTAAAATGACAGCTATTCACGTTCCTGCAGGGATAGTTGCTGCAATAGTGTCATTCTATCTTTCTAATGGTTCAATAGCAGTTTTAGGCAAAAATCAGGCTCTTGGGACCTTTGCGGGTCTTGTGATACTTCTAATTGTAGGGAACATTGCTGAAAGGCTGTTCGGTAAGGAGGAAGTTGGAGGATTTAAGGGGTGGCTCTGGAGCGGTATAGTGCCATTCTTCTTTGTATGGTCTGTTGTATGGGCGATGCTCATCACCTCAACAACAATAACTCCATAA
- the rqcH gene encoding ribosome rescue protein RqcH — protein MKTMSNVDVFAVTSELNEMLRGARVDKAYQPLKDTVIIRFHVPGEGRVDVVMQAGARIHRTNYPPQNPKVPPSFPMLLRKHLRGGIVREVRQHGFDRIVEITVEKDQEYTLIVELFAKGNIILLNQDREIILPLKRKTWSDRRIASREIYEYPPSRGINPLDYEPSELEEILMSSDADLIRTLARSGFGGLYAEEIVLRAGLDKNTPCSNLSMEDVERINAAIGETFKDLRGLDLKPQIIGDGEDVLPIELMVYQGRKKKYFESFNDAADEFFSSIFREEIRRAHEEEWEREVDRFRKRLRIQRETLEKFKKTIEVSTRRGDLLYANYSLVEDVLATIRKAREKYSWDEIKNIIADARKRGLPEARNITEIDRMGNLTLLLDGEPVRIDSKLGVPENAEVYYEKAKKAKRKINGVMTAIERTEKEIERIERKRDDALRNIMVPRRRVKRKLRWFEKFRWFVSSDGFLVIGGRDAGTNEIVVKKHMEPRDIYLHSDIHGAPSVVIKSGGRDIPETTIQEAAVFAASFSSAWTRGFTSLDVYWVHPEQVTKTPKSGEFVARGAFIIRGPRNYLRGVPLKIAIGVVDYEGERVMSGPPSAVKRMAEKFVTVKPGYTKKEALAKAIKSRVDDENLFPLEDFIRNLPPGKGDIVEED, from the coding sequence ATGAAGACAATGTCAAACGTTGATGTTTTTGCAGTTACCAGTGAACTGAATGAGATGCTCAGGGGTGCCAGGGTAGACAAGGCCTACCAGCCCCTAAAGGATACCGTGATCATAAGGTTCCATGTGCCGGGTGAGGGGAGGGTTGACGTGGTCATGCAGGCCGGTGCGAGGATCCACCGGACAAACTATCCGCCACAGAACCCCAAGGTCCCGCCCTCATTTCCCATGCTACTGAGAAAGCACCTCCGGGGAGGTATAGTGAGGGAGGTAAGACAGCACGGATTCGACAGGATAGTGGAGATAACCGTTGAGAAGGACCAGGAGTACACCCTCATTGTTGAACTCTTCGCGAAGGGCAACATAATACTCCTGAACCAGGACAGGGAGATAATACTGCCCCTGAAAAGGAAAACCTGGAGTGACCGGAGGATAGCATCACGTGAAATATATGAGTACCCCCCATCAAGGGGTATCAACCCCCTGGACTATGAACCCTCAGAGCTTGAAGAGATACTGATGAGCTCCGATGCTGACCTGATAAGGACACTTGCAAGGAGCGGCTTCGGGGGCCTCTATGCTGAGGAGATAGTCCTCAGGGCGGGCCTTGACAAGAACACGCCATGCAGCAATCTCAGCATGGAAGATGTAGAGAGGATTAATGCTGCAATAGGAGAAACCTTCAAAGACCTCCGGGGACTTGATCTGAAACCGCAAATCATAGGGGACGGTGAAGACGTCCTCCCCATTGAACTCATGGTATACCAGGGCAGGAAGAAAAAATACTTTGAAAGCTTCAATGACGCTGCAGACGAGTTCTTCAGCTCCATCTTCAGGGAAGAGATACGGAGGGCCCATGAGGAGGAATGGGAAAGGGAAGTTGACAGGTTCCGGAAGAGGCTCCGGATTCAGAGGGAGACCCTTGAAAAATTCAAAAAAACCATAGAGGTTTCAACAAGGCGGGGTGACCTCCTCTATGCAAACTATTCCCTGGTGGAGGATGTGCTCGCCACCATAAGGAAAGCCCGTGAAAAATACTCGTGGGATGAGATCAAAAATATAATAGCTGATGCACGTAAAAGAGGCCTCCCGGAGGCCAGAAACATAACCGAAATCGACAGGATGGGAAACCTGACCCTCCTCCTTGATGGGGAGCCAGTAAGGATTGATTCAAAGCTTGGGGTCCCCGAGAATGCAGAGGTGTACTATGAGAAGGCCAAGAAGGCTAAGAGAAAGATAAATGGTGTTATGACCGCCATTGAGAGGACTGAGAAGGAAATTGAAAGGATTGAAAGAAAGAGGGACGACGCCCTAAGGAACATCATGGTGCCCAGGAGGAGGGTTAAAAGGAAACTGCGATGGTTTGAGAAGTTCCGGTGGTTCGTATCCTCTGACGGCTTCCTTGTGATCGGTGGAAGAGACGCCGGCACCAATGAGATTGTTGTGAAGAAACATATGGAACCAAGGGACATATACCTCCACTCAGACATCCATGGGGCCCCATCCGTCGTTATAAAGAGTGGGGGGCGGGATATTCCAGAGACAACAATACAGGAGGCTGCAGTTTTCGCGGCCTCATTCTCAAGTGCCTGGACCCGCGGATTCACATCACTGGACGTATACTGGGTCCACCCGGAGCAGGTCACAAAGACACCAAAATCCGGAGAATTCGTTGCACGCGGTGCCTTCATCATAAGGGGACCCAGGAACTACCTGAGGGGTGTTCCCCTAAAGATAGCCATCGGGGTGGTTGACTATGAGGGTGAGAGGGTTATGAGCGGTCCTCCCTCTGCTGTTAAAAGGATGGCAGAAAAGTTTGTGACCGTGAAACCAGGTTACACCAAAAAGGAGGCCCTTGCAAAGGCCATAAAGTCAAGGGTTGATGATGAAAATCTATTCCCCCTTGAGGACTTCATAAGGAATCTTCCACCGGGAAAGGGGGACATAGTTGAGGAGGACTGA
- a CDS encoding TIGR00288 family NYN domain-containing protein: MRSFEKLTSLKEYIPIKKKEGGEKNIGLLVDGPNMLRKEFSLNLDLVRQIMSEYGNMRVGKVLLNQYASDKLIEAIVNQGFTPIVVAGDTDVYMAVEAMELIYNPNIDIIALMTRDADFLPIINKAKENGKDTIVIGAEPGFSAALQNSADHAIILKPENSKPRKKRPPAE; encoded by the coding sequence ATGCGAAGTTTTGAGAAACTAACTTCCCTCAAGGAATACATTCCCATCAAGAAGAAGGAGGGTGGGGAAAAAAATATAGGCCTCCTGGTTGATGGACCGAACATGCTCAGAAAGGAATTCAGCCTCAACCTGGATCTTGTAAGGCAGATAATGTCAGAATATGGTAATATGCGTGTTGGTAAGGTCCTTCTCAACCAGTACGCATCAGATAAACTCATAGAGGCAATTGTTAATCAGGGCTTTACACCAATCGTTGTGGCAGGGGACACCGATGTTTACATGGCTGTTGAGGCCATGGAACTGATATACAACCCTAATATTGATATAATAGCCCTAATGACACGTGACGCTGATTTTTTGCCAATAATAAACAAGGCAAAGGAGAACGGGAAGGACACCATCGTGATAGGTGCAGAGCCAGGTTTCAGCGCTGCGCTGCAGAATTCCGCAGACCATGCCATAATACTCAAACCAGAAAACAGCAAGCCAAGGAAAAAAAGGCCTCCTGCCGAATAA
- a CDS encoding DUF2070 family protein → MSSTKNVTDLSKYIMTLPETEISLLSMVFISFIAGALGFLIDLVPGQSPLHDILYGGTNGVLVLGFASIMAGAITQPWVNSLGGRKMKMKQSMFLAFFSMMIFSVIYLGGCLASSILNTDLILDSIIIASAVIFAFRLLVIWGTSNISFTNSVLISSVQPLLIVSMNVVVAVLSLTSNVGYFSVIGFFLKMLVASVILILAIYSFVMVVESPMRKNLGVGSLEFLSLFLSHITEDSPELENIFSEIGEPVDTLVGVVAFRRGSDVKAILISPSVHPGPIGTIGGGNMPTLISRRFSEFTMVAHGPSTHDFNPVSVKELEKVEAAVREALDDMEYHDTASEFRRYTRKNATIGVQFFGEDMLMLATLAPEGFDDIEFGVGLSMMNLARSKCGSENVVVVDCHNSFKGETGRILAGNPEMFDLLDAVESVECPSSYHRLRVGCARRTGNFSKEDGVGESGVMAMVVEAGDQKTAYVLLDSNNMVMGFRDEIREELMKLDLDDAEVMTTDTHFVNTLSGGHNPVGKQKRDEIKNEIIMTVSDALDDLEEVSAGCRVVRIRGLHTLGPTNSTELVSTISSIVAVSRLIAPLIFVLAIIFVFAWVLWT, encoded by the coding sequence ATGTCAAGTACAAAGAATGTGACCGACCTTTCAAAGTACATCATGACACTCCCTGAAACCGAGATATCCCTCCTCTCAATGGTATTCATTAGTTTCATTGCGGGTGCCCTCGGGTTTCTCATAGACCTTGTGCCTGGACAGAGCCCCCTCCATGACATCCTCTATGGAGGTACAAACGGCGTCCTTGTACTCGGATTCGCGTCCATAATGGCCGGTGCAATCACACAGCCCTGGGTCAATTCACTGGGCGGAAGGAAGATGAAGATGAAGCAGTCCATGTTCCTTGCCTTTTTCTCAATGATGATATTCTCAGTTATCTACCTGGGGGGATGCCTGGCTTCATCCATCCTGAACACTGACCTCATACTGGACTCAATAATAATTGCATCTGCAGTGATATTTGCGTTCCGCCTTCTGGTGATCTGGGGAACCTCAAACATAAGTTTCACAAATTCCGTGCTGATATCATCTGTCCAGCCCCTCCTGATTGTGAGCATGAACGTGGTTGTGGCGGTTCTGAGCCTCACAAGCAATGTCGGTTACTTCAGTGTCATAGGATTCTTCCTGAAGATGCTGGTGGCCTCTGTCATACTGATACTCGCCATCTACTCCTTCGTAATGGTGGTTGAGTCTCCGATGCGAAAAAATCTTGGTGTGGGGTCCCTGGAATTCCTCAGCCTCTTTCTCTCCCATATAACCGAGGACTCCCCTGAACTTGAGAACATCTTCAGTGAGATCGGGGAACCCGTTGACACCCTTGTTGGGGTTGTGGCCTTCAGGAGGGGTTCCGATGTGAAGGCCATCCTCATAAGCCCCTCAGTGCACCCGGGCCCCATAGGTACTATCGGTGGGGGTAACATGCCCACCCTAATCTCACGGCGATTCAGTGAATTCACCATGGTCGCCCATGGCCCATCAACCCATGACTTCAACCCTGTCTCTGTTAAGGAACTTGAAAAGGTGGAGGCTGCTGTGAGGGAGGCCCTGGATGATATGGAATACCATGATACTGCCAGTGAGTTCAGGAGGTACACGAGAAAAAATGCCACCATCGGTGTGCAGTTCTTTGGAGAGGATATGCTTATGCTTGCAACGCTGGCCCCTGAGGGCTTTGATGATATAGAATTCGGGGTGGGGCTCTCCATGATGAACCTGGCAAGGAGTAAATGCGGGTCAGAAAACGTTGTGGTGGTGGACTGCCACAACTCCTTCAAGGGGGAAACAGGCAGGATACTCGCAGGTAACCCTGAAATGTTTGACCTGCTTGATGCAGTTGAGTCAGTTGAATGCCCATCATCCTACCACAGGCTAAGGGTCGGATGCGCCAGGAGAACCGGTAACTTCTCAAAGGAGGATGGTGTGGGTGAGAGTGGAGTTATGGCCATGGTTGTTGAAGCTGGAGACCAGAAAACAGCCTACGTCCTCCTTGACTCCAACAACATGGTGATGGGCTTCAGGGATGAAATCAGGGAAGAGCTCATGAAACTGGACTTAGATGATGCAGAGGTCATGACAACAGACACCCACTTTGTAAACACCCTATCAGGGGGCCATAATCCTGTGGGTAAACAGAAAAGAGATGAAATCAAAAATGAGATCATCATGACGGTATCGGATGCACTGGACGACCTTGAGGAGGTCAGTGCCGGTTGCAGGGTCGTCAGGATAAGGGGCCTCCACACACTTGGACCCACCAACTCCACTGAACTCGTATCAACCATAAGCTCAATTGTTGCAGTTAGCCGGTTGATAGCGCCCCTGATATTCGTCCTGGCAATCATATTCGTATTTGCCTGGGTATTATGGACCTAA